From Chelatococcus sp. YT9, a single genomic window includes:
- a CDS encoding acyl-CoA carboxylase subunit beta: MRDILERLEERREQARQGGGERRVTAQHARGKLTARERIDLLLDEGSFEEFDMFVEHRSTDFGMEKQKIPGDGVVTGWGTINGRKVFLFSKDFTVFGGSLSETHAAKIVKIQDMAVKMRCPIIGLFDAGGARIQEGVAALGGYGEVFKRNVVASGVIPQISVIMGPCAGGDVYSPAMTDFIFMVRDTSYMFVTGPEVVKTVTNETVTSEELGGAKVHTSRSSVADGAFDNDVEALLQVRRLMDFLPANNTEGAPHWPSLDEPDRVETSLDTLVPDNPNVPYDIKELILKVVDERDFFEVQQAFAGNIVVGFGRIEGRTVGIVANQPMVLAGVLDSDASRKAARFVRFCDAFEIPIVTFVDVPGFLPGTAQEYGGLIKHGAKLLYAYSEATVPLVTVITRKAFGGAYDVMASKHVGGDVNYAWPTAQIAVMGAKGAVEIIFRQDAGNADAIAAHTKGYEERFMSPFVAAERGYIDEVIKPHSTRRRVARALAMLASKRAETPWRKHDNIPL, encoded by the coding sequence ATGCGCGACATATTGGAACGGCTGGAAGAACGGCGCGAACAGGCGCGGCAGGGGGGAGGCGAGCGCCGGGTGACGGCGCAGCACGCCCGCGGCAAGCTCACGGCGCGCGAACGGATCGACCTCTTGCTCGACGAGGGATCCTTCGAGGAGTTCGACATGTTCGTCGAGCATCGCTCGACGGATTTCGGCATGGAGAAGCAGAAGATCCCGGGCGATGGCGTGGTGACCGGATGGGGCACCATCAACGGGCGTAAAGTCTTTCTGTTTTCCAAGGACTTCACGGTCTTTGGCGGTTCCCTGTCGGAGACCCACGCGGCCAAGATCGTCAAGATCCAGGACATGGCCGTGAAGATGCGCTGCCCGATCATCGGCCTGTTCGATGCCGGCGGCGCCCGCATCCAGGAAGGCGTGGCGGCGCTCGGCGGTTATGGCGAGGTCTTCAAGCGCAACGTGGTGGCCTCCGGTGTCATACCGCAGATCTCGGTGATCATGGGGCCATGCGCGGGGGGCGACGTCTATTCGCCGGCCATGACCGACTTCATCTTCATGGTGCGCGATACTTCCTACATGTTCGTCACCGGGCCGGAAGTCGTGAAGACCGTCACCAACGAGACGGTGACTTCGGAAGAGCTCGGTGGTGCGAAGGTTCACACATCGCGTTCGTCGGTTGCCGACGGCGCTTTCGACAACGACGTCGAGGCGCTGCTGCAGGTGCGGCGCTTGATGGACTTCCTGCCCGCCAACAACACCGAGGGCGCCCCGCACTGGCCGAGCCTCGATGAGCCGGACCGTGTCGAGACCTCGCTCGACACGCTCGTTCCCGACAATCCCAACGTGCCCTACGACATTAAGGAGCTCATCCTCAAGGTCGTGGACGAGCGGGATTTCTTCGAGGTCCAGCAGGCCTTCGCGGGCAATATCGTGGTGGGTTTCGGGCGCATCGAGGGGCGCACGGTCGGCATTGTCGCCAACCAACCGATGGTGCTTGCCGGCGTGCTCGATTCCGATGCTTCCCGCAAGGCCGCCCGCTTTGTGCGTTTCTGCGACGCCTTCGAGATCCCGATCGTGACCTTCGTCGATGTGCCCGGATTCCTGCCGGGCACGGCGCAGGAATATGGCGGGCTCATCAAGCACGGCGCCAAGCTCCTCTATGCCTATTCGGAGGCCACCGTGCCGCTTGTCACGGTGATCACCCGCAAGGCCTTTGGTGGCGCCTACGACGTCATGGCCTCCAAGCATGTCGGCGGCGACGTCAACTATGCGTGGCCGACGGCGCAGATCGCGGTGATGGGCGCCAAGGGCGCGGTGGAGATCATCTTCCGGCAGGATGCCGGTAACGCTGACGCGATCGCCGCGCACACCAAGGGCTATGAGGAGCGCTTCATGTCGCCCTTCGTGGCGGCCGAGCGCGGCTATATCGACGAGGTGATCAAGCCGCATTCCACCCGCCGGCGCGTTGCCCGCGCGCTCGCCATGCTCGCCTCCAAGCGCGCGGAGACGCCGTGGCGGAAGCACGATAACATCCCCTTGTGA
- the mce gene encoding methylmalonyl-CoA epimerase: MIGRLNHVAIAVPDLEAAAALYRDSLGANVTPAQTLPAHGVRLVFVNLPNTKIELMEPLDESSPIASFLAKNSSGGIHHLCYEVDDILAARDHLVATGARVLGSGEPKTGAHGLPVLFLHPKDFNGTLIELEEAAA; this comes from the coding sequence ATGATCGGGCGCTTGAACCATGTGGCCATTGCCGTGCCGGATCTCGAAGCCGCGGCTGCCCTTTATCGCGACAGCCTCGGCGCCAATGTCACACCGGCGCAGACCTTGCCCGCCCACGGTGTGCGACTCGTCTTCGTCAATCTGCCGAATACGAAGATCGAGCTTATGGAGCCCCTTGACGAGAGCTCGCCGATCGCCTCGTTTCTCGCCAAGAACTCGTCCGGTGGGATTCATCATCTCTGCTACGAGGTGGACGACATCCTCGCGGCGCGCGACCATCTCGTTGCCACGGGGGCGCGCGTGCTCGGCAGCGGGGAGCCCAAGACCGGCGCCCATGGCCTGCCGGTGCTGTTCCTGCATCCCAAAGACTTCAACGGCACACTGATCGAGCTGGAAGAAGCCGCAGCTTAG
- a CDS encoding acetyl/propionyl/methylcrotonyl-CoA carboxylase subunit alpha — translation MFSKILIANRGEIACRIIKTARRLGIKTVAVYSDADRDALHVSMADEAVGIGPAPAAESYLVIDKIIAACKQTGAEAVHPGYGFLSERAAFPEALAAAGIVFIGPNPTAIAAMGDKIESKKAAAAAKVSTVPGYLGVIESPEHAVAIAGEIGFPVMIKASAGGGGKGMRIAYSAEEVAEGFARAKSEAASSFGDDRVFVEKFITDPRHVEIQVLGDKHGNVIYLGERECSIQRRNQKVLEEAPSPLLDDETRRAMGEQAVALAKAVGYDSAGTVEFVAGQDRSFYFLEMNTRLQVEHPVTELVTGVDLVEEMIRVAAGEPLRLAQKDVKLDGWAIESRIYAEDPTRNFLPSTGRLVTYRPPAEGVDDGVTLRNDTGVYEGGEISIYYDPMIAKLVTHAPTRAAAIEAQAAALDAFAIEGIRHNIPFLSALMHHPRWREGRLSTGFIAEEFPHGFANPSPAGETALRIAVVATAIDHLLNTRKRRISGQMPTARPVAFSRQRIARVGDERFVLTVDGDADAPLAFVTENGQRIIVVSRWRPGEPVWQGTIDGVAVAMQVVAIVNGVRLSHAGTIADVRVETPREAELAALMPVKVVADSGKKLLCPMPGLVKLIAVKAGQEVRAGETLAIVEAMKMENVLKADRDGTVAQVLAEEGQSLAVDAVILEFA, via the coding sequence GTGTTCTCGAAGATCCTCATTGCCAATCGCGGCGAGATTGCCTGCCGCATCATCAAGACGGCGCGGCGCCTGGGCATCAAGACGGTCGCGGTTTACTCCGATGCCGACCGTGATGCGCTGCATGTGTCGATGGCCGACGAGGCCGTCGGCATCGGCCCGGCGCCCGCGGCCGAGAGCTACCTCGTCATCGACAAGATCATCGCCGCCTGCAAGCAGACAGGAGCCGAGGCGGTGCACCCGGGTTACGGTTTCCTCTCCGAGCGGGCGGCCTTTCCCGAGGCGCTCGCGGCGGCAGGGATCGTCTTCATCGGCCCCAATCCGACGGCAATCGCCGCGATGGGCGACAAGATCGAGTCGAAGAAAGCGGCGGCCGCTGCCAAGGTCTCCACCGTGCCGGGCTATCTCGGCGTGATCGAGAGCCCCGAGCATGCGGTGGCAATCGCCGGGGAAATCGGCTTCCCGGTGATGATCAAGGCCTCGGCGGGCGGTGGCGGCAAGGGCATGCGCATCGCCTATTCGGCCGAAGAGGTCGCGGAGGGCTTCGCGCGCGCCAAATCCGAAGCCGCTTCGTCCTTCGGCGATGACCGCGTGTTCGTGGAGAAGTTCATCACCGATCCGCGCCACGTCGAGATCCAGGTGCTGGGCGACAAGCACGGCAACGTCATCTATCTCGGCGAGCGCGAATGCTCCATCCAGCGCCGCAACCAGAAGGTGCTGGAGGAGGCGCCCTCGCCCCTGCTCGACGACGAGACGCGCCGCGCCATGGGCGAGCAGGCGGTCGCGTTGGCGAAGGCCGTCGGCTACGATTCCGCTGGCACGGTGGAGTTCGTCGCCGGCCAGGATCGCTCCTTCTACTTCCTCGAGATGAACACGCGTCTGCAGGTCGAGCATCCGGTGACGGAGCTCGTCACGGGCGTCGATCTCGTCGAGGAGATGATCCGGGTGGCGGCGGGAGAGCCGCTGCGGTTGGCGCAGAAGGACGTGAAACTCGATGGCTGGGCGATCGAGAGCCGCATCTATGCCGAGGATCCGACGCGCAACTTCCTGCCTTCGACCGGGCGACTCGTTACCTACCGCCCCCCGGCTGAAGGCGTGGACGACGGCGTGACGCTGCGCAACGACACCGGCGTCTACGAGGGCGGCGAGATCTCGATCTACTACGACCCGATGATCGCCAAACTCGTGACCCACGCCCCGACGCGCGCGGCTGCCATCGAGGCGCAGGCGGCGGCACTCGACGCCTTCGCCATCGAGGGCATCCGTCACAACATACCGTTCCTTTCGGCCTTGATGCACCACCCGCGCTGGCGCGAGGGACGGCTGTCGACCGGCTTCATCGCCGAGGAATTTCCCCATGGCTTCGCGAATCCTTCGCCGGCGGGCGAGACGGCGCTACGCATCGCGGTGGTGGCGACAGCGATCGATCATCTCCTGAACACGCGCAAGCGTCGGATTTCCGGGCAGATGCCGACGGCGCGGCCGGTGGCCTTCTCGCGCCAACGCATCGCGCGGGTAGGAGACGAGCGCTTCGTGCTGACGGTGGACGGTGACGCTGATGCCCCGCTCGCGTTCGTGACGGAGAACGGCCAACGCATCATCGTCGTTTCGCGCTGGCGTCCCGGCGAGCCGGTGTGGCAGGGCACTATCGATGGTGTTGCAGTTGCCATGCAGGTCGTTGCCATCGTGAACGGCGTCAGGCTCAGCCATGCAGGCACCATTGCCGATGTGCGCGTGGAAACACCGCGCGAGGCGGAACTCGCGGCATTGATGCCGGTGAAGGTGGTCGCCGATAGCGGCAAGAAGCTGCTCTGCCCGATGCCGGGGCTCGTCAAGCTCATCGCCGTGAAGGCCGGGCAAGAGGTACGCGCCGGCGAGACGCTTGCCATCGTCGAGGCGATGAAGATGGAGAATGTGCTGAAGGCCGACAGGGATGGCACCGTCGCCCAGGTTCTCGCCGAGGAAGGCCAGAGCCTCGCCGTCGATGCCGTTATCCTCGAATTCGCCTGA
- the scpA gene encoding methylmalonyl-CoA mutase, with the protein MSRIPDFTTHKPTFATAPDALDGGAVWETPERIPVKPVYGEADREGLDFVDSLPGIVPFVRGPYPTMYVNQPWTIRQYAGFSTAEDSNAFYRRNLAAGQKGLSVAFDLATHRGYDSDHPRVAGDVGMAGVAIDSIYDMRTLFSGIPLDRMSVSMTMNGAVLPILALYIVAAEEQGVSPDKLSGTIQNDILKEFMVRNTYIYPPAGSMRIISDIFAYTSQNMPKFNSISISGYHMQEAGATADLELAYTLADGVDYIRAGIAAGLPIDSFAPRLSFFWAIGMNFFMEVAKMRAGRLLWSRLVKRFNPQSDKSLALRTHCQTSGWSLTAQDVFNNVTRTAIEAMAATQGHTQSLHTNALDEALALPTDFSARIARNTQLFIQQESGTTRIIDPWGGSYYVERLTADLAAKAWEHIEEVEKLGGMAKAIEAGIPKLRIEEAAAKTQARIDAGQQVVVGVNRFRVDNEPPIDVLKVDNSAVRARQIEKLERLRAERDAGRVEAALGALAEAARSGQGNLLALGVDAAREKATVGEISSALENAWGRHKAEVKINSGVYKTAFGSDDDRLARVNRLVHDFTEEAGAPPRILIAKMGQDGHDRGQKVIATGFADLGFDVVIGPLFATPEEAADQAIEQDVHVVGVSSLAAGHLTLVPALKAELDKRGRSDILIVVGGVIPPQDYQALYDAGAIAIFPPGTPITEAALAVLDRLSNHLGYRQKDPADYL; encoded by the coding sequence ATGAGCCGGATCCCCGATTTCACCACGCATAAGCCAACCTTCGCGACGGCGCCCGACGCCCTCGACGGAGGAGCGGTCTGGGAGACGCCGGAGAGGATCCCCGTCAAGCCGGTCTACGGCGAGGCGGATCGGGAAGGGCTCGATTTCGTCGATAGCCTGCCGGGGATTGTGCCTTTCGTGCGCGGGCCCTATCCCACCATGTATGTCAACCAGCCCTGGACGATCCGGCAATATGCCGGCTTCTCCACGGCCGAGGATTCCAACGCCTTCTACCGCCGCAATCTCGCGGCCGGGCAGAAGGGCCTTTCTGTCGCCTTCGATCTCGCGACCCATCGCGGCTATGACAGCGATCATCCGCGCGTTGCCGGCGACGTCGGCATGGCCGGGGTGGCGATCGATTCCATCTACGACATGCGCACGCTGTTCTCAGGCATCCCGCTCGACAGGATGAGCGTGTCGATGACGATGAATGGCGCGGTGTTGCCGATCTTGGCCCTCTACATCGTCGCGGCGGAAGAGCAGGGCGTGTCGCCGGACAAGCTCTCGGGCACTATTCAGAACGACATTCTCAAAGAATTTATGGTGCGCAACACCTATATCTATCCGCCGGCCGGGTCGATGCGCATCATCTCCGACATATTCGCCTACACCTCGCAGAATATGCCGAAGTTCAACTCCATCTCGATCTCCGGCTATCACATGCAGGAGGCGGGGGCGACGGCGGATCTCGAGCTCGCCTATACGCTGGCCGATGGCGTCGATTACATCCGCGCCGGTATCGCGGCCGGCCTGCCGATCGACAGTTTCGCGCCGCGCCTGTCCTTCTTCTGGGCGATCGGCATGAACTTCTTCATGGAAGTCGCGAAGATGCGGGCCGGGCGGCTCCTGTGGTCGCGGCTCGTGAAGCGGTTCAACCCGCAGTCGGACAAGTCGCTGGCGCTCCGCACCCACTGCCAGACCTCCGGCTGGTCCCTGACCGCGCAGGACGTGTTCAACAACGTCACGCGTACGGCGATCGAGGCCATGGCGGCGACCCAGGGCCACACCCAGTCGCTGCACACCAACGCACTCGACGAGGCGCTGGCGCTGCCGACGGACTTCTCGGCGCGCATCGCCCGCAACACCCAGCTCTTCATTCAGCAGGAATCGGGCACCACGCGCATCATCGATCCCTGGGGCGGTTCCTATTATGTTGAGCGCCTCACCGCCGATCTCGCCGCCAAAGCCTGGGAACATATCGAAGAGGTCGAGAAGCTCGGCGGCATGGCGAAGGCGATCGAAGCCGGCATTCCGAAGCTGCGCATCGAGGAGGCCGCCGCCAAGACGCAGGCGCGTATCGATGCCGGCCAGCAGGTCGTCGTGGGGGTCAATCGCTTCCGCGTCGACAATGAGCCGCCGATCGACGTGCTCAAGGTGGACAATTCGGCTGTTCGCGCCCGCCAGATCGAGAAGCTCGAGCGCCTGAGGGCCGAGCGCGACGCGGGGCGGGTCGAAGCGGCGCTTGGAGCGCTGGCGGAAGCCGCGCGCTCAGGTCAAGGCAACCTGCTCGCCCTTGGTGTGGATGCCGCGCGCGAGAAGGCAACGGTCGGTGAGATATCCTCGGCGCTGGAAAATGCCTGGGGCCGCCACAAGGCCGAGGTGAAGATCAATTCCGGCGTCTATAAGACGGCGTTCGGCAGCGATGATGACAGGCTCGCGCGCGTCAATCGCCTCGTCCACGATTTCACCGAAGAGGCGGGTGCGCCACCGCGCATTCTCATCGCCAAGATGGGGCAGGATGGGCATGACCGCGGCCAGAAGGTGATCGCCACCGGTTTCGCAGACCTCGGCTTCGACGTGGTGATCGGCCCCTTGTTCGCGACGCCGGAGGAGGCCGCCGACCAGGCGATCGAGCAGGATGTGCATGTGGTCGGCGTATCTTCGCTCGCCGCCGGGCACCTCACGCTGGTGCCGGCGCTGAAGGCCGAGCTCGACAAGCGGGGCCGCTCCGACATTCTCATCGTCGTCGGCGGTGTCATCCCGCCGCAGGATTATCAAGCGCTTTATGACGCGGGCGCGATCGCGATCTTCCCGCCGGGAACGCCGATCACCGAGGCGGCCCTTGCGGTGCTCGACCGGCTGAGCAACCATCTCGGCTACCGCCAGAAGGACCCGGCAGACTATCTCTGA
- a CDS encoding methylmalonyl-CoA mutase subunit beta: protein MSAHSNPAAVSAHARNPDIPDVEQWRALVDKVLKGADFERVLVGRTADAIAIDPLYAKASGAPRAMRAASGRWAVCQPVDHPDGAEANRLALADLTGGTDTLALVFQGARTARGFGLPVTAIAAALGGVHLDLIRLRAEPPPFAGQAVFAALSAVLAPRGLDAGALAIDWGVDPIGDMASTGTAPKPWLELAAEAAALVASVRAAGFTGAVLRADGRVHHEAGATEAQELAAALGSGVAYLRALEASGMPLDEARRAISFTLVADADEFLTVAKLRALRRLWAEVEVASGLAPEPIQLAAETAWRMTTRHDPFVNMLRNTMAVFSAAVGGADVITVLPHTAPLGLADDFARRMARNTQIILAEESNIWRVADPAAGAGGFETLTAELCDKAWALFQRIEGEGGLAAMLASGTWQAEVATAREARVKAIARRKQPLTGTTAFPNLDETPVTVLMPAVEPEAAATMDFLAMQAARVSEPIERLRDHVMARGYTVFLATLGKPADFAARAGFARGVFETGGLRTTGSEGFASYEALIAAYRSSGAHAACICSSDDRYDSLAADAAVAGETLAEEAARGLAAAGCDLVMLAGAGGTREAARREAGVTDFLVAGMDIVDFLAKTIARLDAQDAGTVTEGGL from the coding sequence ATGAGCGCCCATAGCAATCCCGCTGCCGTTTCGGCCCATGCCCGCAATCCCGATATTCCCGATGTGGAGCAGTGGCGCGCGCTGGTGGACAAGGTGCTCAAGGGCGCCGATTTCGAGCGTGTGTTGGTCGGCCGCACGGCGGATGCGATCGCCATCGATCCGCTTTACGCCAAGGCGAGCGGCGCGCCCCGGGCCATGCGGGCGGCGTCCGGCCGCTGGGCGGTTTGCCAGCCGGTGGACCATCCCGATGGCGCGGAGGCGAACCGTCTGGCGCTGGCCGATCTCACCGGTGGCACGGATACGCTGGCGCTCGTCTTTCAAGGTGCACGGACGGCGCGGGGTTTCGGCCTGCCGGTGACCGCAATCGCGGCCGCCCTGGGTGGCGTGCATCTCGACCTCATCCGACTGCGCGCCGAGCCGCCGCCCTTTGCCGGGCAGGCGGTCTTCGCGGCGCTCAGTGCCGTCCTCGCCCCGCGCGGCCTCGATGCCGGCGCGCTTGCCATCGATTGGGGCGTCGACCCCATCGGCGACATGGCCTCGACCGGGACGGCGCCGAAGCCGTGGCTGGAGCTCGCCGCCGAGGCGGCGGCGCTGGTCGCGTCCGTGCGCGCGGCCGGCTTTACGGGCGCGGTGTTGCGTGCCGACGGGCGCGTGCATCATGAAGCCGGAGCCACCGAGGCGCAGGAACTCGCGGCGGCACTCGGGTCGGGCGTAGCTTATCTGCGTGCTCTGGAGGCGTCTGGTATGCCTCTGGATGAGGCCAGGCGCGCCATCAGCTTCACACTCGTCGCCGATGCGGACGAATTCCTCACCGTCGCGAAGCTGCGCGCGCTGCGGCGTCTATGGGCGGAGGTGGAGGTTGCCTCCGGGCTTGCACCCGAGCCGATCCAGCTGGCGGCGGAAACGGCGTGGCGGATGACGACGCGGCATGATCCCTTCGTCAACATGCTGCGCAACACCATGGCGGTATTTTCGGCGGCTGTCGGCGGGGCCGACGTCATCACCGTGCTGCCGCATACCGCACCCCTTGGTCTTGCCGATGACTTCGCTCGCCGCATGGCGCGCAACACGCAGATCATCCTCGCCGAGGAAAGCAATATCTGGCGGGTCGCCGACCCGGCGGCCGGCGCGGGCGGCTTCGAGACTTTGACGGCCGAGCTCTGCGACAAGGCCTGGGCCCTGTTCCAGCGCATCGAAGGTGAGGGCGGGCTCGCCGCGATGCTCGCGAGCGGCACGTGGCAGGCAGAGGTGGCAACGGCCCGGGAGGCGCGCGTCAAGGCGATCGCGCGGCGAAAGCAGCCGCTGACCGGCACGACCGCTTTCCCCAATCTCGACGAGACGCCGGTCACCGTGCTGATGCCGGCTGTCGAGCCGGAGGCGGCAGCCACCATGGATTTCCTCGCCATGCAGGCCGCGCGGGTGTCGGAGCCCATCGAGCGGCTGCGCGACCATGTGATGGCGCGCGGCTATACCGTGTTCCTCGCGACACTCGGCAAGCCGGCCGATTTCGCGGCTCGCGCGGGCTTCGCGCGGGGCGTCTTCGAGACGGGCGGGCTGCGCACCACGGGCAGCGAGGGCTTCGCGTCCTACGAGGCGCTCATCGCGGCCTATCGGTCGTCGGGCGCTCATGCGGCCTGCATCTGTTCCTCCGATGATCGCTATGACAGCCTGGCCGCCGATGCCGCGGTCGCGGGCGAGACATTGGCCGAGGAAGCGGCCCGCGGCCTCGCGGCGGCCGGCTGCGACCTGGTGATGCTCGCCGGTGCTGGCGGAACGCGCGAGGCGGCACGGCGCGAAGCGGGAGTCACCGATTTTCTCGTGGCTGGCATGGATATCGTCGATTTTCTCGCCAAGACGATCGCGCGGCTTGACGCGCAGGACGCCGGAACAGTGACCGAGGGCGGATTATGA